A window from Vulcanimicrobium alpinum encodes these proteins:
- a CDS encoding metal ABC transporter permease: protein MDGLLAPFAPDFMQRAFLAAIVVGALCSALGTYVVLRKLSFIGDGLAHASFAGIVIAYLRGGSFWIGATIATVVTALGIGFVHRRARVSLDTAIGVLFTGAFALGIFLMSRSTRATLDLQSFLFGNILGVSSGDLLNVLVLGLIVAFVVGALWRPLLYTSFDPVVAQAAGIREQFVDDALLVILALTIIVSLQLVGIVLVAALLVTPAAAAAQLTRRFVPMMLLSIGFGVTATVGGLYASYQLRAASGATIVLLATLIFFGALAVSAARRRPFSSSSSASSR from the coding sequence GTGGACGGTCTGCTCGCGCCGTTCGCGCCGGACTTCATGCAGCGCGCGTTTCTCGCTGCGATCGTGGTCGGGGCGCTGTGCTCGGCGCTGGGAACCTACGTCGTACTGCGGAAGCTTTCGTTCATCGGCGACGGGCTCGCACACGCGTCGTTCGCCGGGATCGTGATCGCTTATCTGCGCGGCGGGAGCTTCTGGATCGGGGCGACGATCGCGACCGTCGTCACGGCGCTGGGAATCGGGTTCGTGCACCGGCGGGCGCGGGTGTCACTGGATACGGCGATCGGCGTGCTGTTCACCGGCGCATTCGCGCTGGGGATTTTTCTGATGTCGCGCTCGACGCGCGCGACGCTGGATCTGCAGAGTTTTCTGTTCGGGAACATTTTGGGCGTGTCGTCGGGGGACTTGCTCAACGTGCTCGTGCTGGGGCTGATCGTGGCGTTTGTGGTGGGGGCGCTCTGGCGGCCGCTGCTGTATACGTCCTTCGATCCGGTGGTTGCGCAGGCGGCGGGGATCCGCGAGCAGTTCGTCGACGATGCGCTGCTGGTGATTTTGGCGTTGACGATCATCGTGTCGCTGCAGTTGGTGGGGATCGTCCTGGTTGCGGCGCTGCTGGTCACGCCGGCGGCGGCGGCGGCGCAGTTGACGCGACGCTTCGTGCCGATGATGCTGCTGTCGATCGGGTTCGGCGTGACTGCGACCGTCGGCGGGCTGTATGCGTCGTATCAGTTGCGTGCGGCGAGCGGCGCGACGATCGTGCTGCTTGCGACGCTGATCTTCTTCGGTGCGCTCGCCGTCAGCGCCGCGCGGCGACGCCCTTTTTCGTCGTCATCATCGGCGTCGTCACGCTGA